Genomic DNA from Sphingobium sp. WTD-1:
TGAAAAGCAGCAGGCGGCCACCCTTCAGCTGGTTTCGGCGACCGGCGCCGCCCGTAAAGCCCTGATCGACAAGATGAAGGCTGATCGCGCGGCCGAGCTTCAGGCAATGGCCACCGCCAAGGCGGACGTCATGGCCGCCCGGGCGGCGCTGGAGCGCGCGAAGTCCAACCTTTCCAAATCGAAATCGGAAGTGAAGATGAGTGCGCGCGGCGACCTCATCAGCCCCAAGGTAGCGCCCGGCATCAAGGCCGTCGATCAGGCGGAGGCCGACCTTCTGTCCCGCGCGAAGACGCTGGAAACGATCGCCAAGACGGTGGAGGGCTATAGCCGTTCGATCAATACGCCCGAATTCGGGACGGTGGATCTCGATCTAGGCGAAGACGACAAGAAGAAGGCGAAGGGTGCGAAAGGCCCGTCCGCTCAGGACCTGGCCAACCGGCGCGAGCAGATGGCGCTGGAACAGCAGATGGCGGTTGCCCGCGCGCGCGACGACAAGGATGAGATGCGCCGGCTGCAGGACAAGCTGGATATATTCCAGCGCCAGCGCGACTATGAAGATGCCGGGCTGAGCGCCAGCGCTGCCAAGCTGGCGGCCGAAAAGGACATTGCGGAGATAAAGGCGGCCGAGGCCGAATATGATGCGCGCGAGGTAGCTCGCGCCGAAAACGCACTCGACCAGCAACTGGCTGAAATTCGCGGCGATGAGCAGATGGTGCGCCTGGCAGCCGACAAGGCCTATCTCGAAGAGCGAACCACGTTCTGGCAAGGCAAGGGCTTGACGCTGCTGGAAGCGCAAAAGCGGGCGGCGGACGATCTTGTGCAGGTCGATATCGCCCGCGCCGACGCCGCTGCCAAGCTGGCGCAATCGCAGGCCCTGGAGAGAGAGGTGGAGCTATCGCGCCTGCGCAATGATAGCGCCGATCGCCAGCGCGCGGCTGCCCGGGCAGCGGAGCTTAATCGCCGCGCCGAGCAATATTACCGAGATGGTGAAGGCAAGGTCGGCGAGGACGAAGCCCGCGACCGTGCAGCGCGCGAGATGGATGAGGAAGAAACCGCCCGGCAGCAGGGCCAGTGGCGTGATGTTTTCCGGGGTGGGTTCCGCGCTGCCATGGACGGCGATCTAAAGAGCTTCGCGAAGAACTGGTGGAAGGACCAAGTGTCGCGCGGCATGGAAGAAGCGCTGAACAATCTTGCGGACACGCTGTTCAACCTGTTCCGGCAAGCAATGGGGCAAGGGGGTGCAGCCGGCGGATCCGGCGGCGGTATTTTGGGCTCGATCCTTGGAGGCTTCACCACCATTTTCGGCGGATCGGCAAGTACCGGCAGCAGCGATATCGTCCTCAACAGCAACGCCGTATCGAGCGCTTTCGCAGGTCTCCCGGGCTTCGCGACTGGCGGCAGTTTTGAAATCGGCGGGAAGCCGGGGATCGATACCAACCTCGTGCAATTCTGGGGCACCGCCGGAGAGACGGTCAACGTGCGTCGCGGTAACGATGATAGCGGCGATCGGTCGCGTGGCGACACGCACATCTACATGCAGGGCGTCATGACCAATGACCAATTCTGGGACACGATAAAGCAGGGCAACGACCAGGCGGCGCAAACTGGCGCTGCAAAGGGCGCAGCGTCGGTCGTGGAAGGCAACCAGCGGAGCTATGGTCGCATGTTGCAGGCAGAGCGCTGATGGCGAAGTTGGCCGTAATGCCGTCCCTCGGCGTGGAAGGTCTGACCTTTCAGCCCCAGCGCGAAGATCTGGTGGCGCCGGAAACGAGCGGCCGGATGGGCGGCGTGCAGATCGGCTGGCCGCGCTGGTCCCTATCGATGAACCTGGCCAATCTAGAATTCCCCGTGGCCGATGAATGGATCGCCTTCTATCGCAGCCGGCGCGGGGCGCAGCGTGTGTTTCTGGGCTATGACCTGTCCCGGCCTTACCCGGCGGCGCACTGCAAGGGGTTCCGCAACATGCTGACCGTCGCAGGCATGCCCTTCATGGGCGCAGCTGGCGGCTGGTCGCAGACGATAAATGCCGATGGCGACGCAGTATTGACCCTCAACGATGTCCCGTCGGGTCTGAAGCTCGGCTGGGGCGACTATATCGGCTTCAAGTGGGACAGCGCCGACGCGGATGAAGGCGACGCCGATCGCCGCTTCCTCGTCGCGGTGACTGGCGGTGGACAGTCGGATGCCGATGGCACAATCAGCGTGGTTGTCGAGCCATCGGTCCATGATGTGGTGCCGGCGGGCGCCGTCGCCCATCTCGACAATCCGATGTGCCTGATGAAGCTGATGGACGATACGAAGATGCCGCGCATCGTCATCAGCCATGCGGAGGCCGGTGGGGTTATCAGCGCCGTCCAGGTGACGCTGCCATGAAGAATTACAGTCCGGAGGCGCTGGCGGCGCTGGCCAGCGGGGAAGCGATCGTAACCGGGGCGCTGGCGATCTATTGCGATCCTCCGGTCTTTGTGTGGGGCGGCATCGGCCCGACCGAGATCGACGGTGATGCCTATATCGGCGTGGACGATGGCAGTATCGGCCTTTCTACCGGCGGATCGATCGGCACCAGCGAGCAGGCAATGACCCTGTCGCTGTCCGGCATCGATCCGGATATCGCGGCCCTGTTCGACGCCAGCGAAGTGCAGATGGCGCCCGCCAAGGTCTATCGCATGATCTATGACGGGTCCGGGAAGCAGCGGCTGGACAGCCGGGTTTTCCGGCGCGGAAGGGTCGACGCGGCTCCGGTCGAGGATGTCATCGGCGGCACGTCGACCATCACCATATCGATCGAGACGAGTGCGCGCGGCATGGGGCGAAGGGGCAAGCGGATGCGGAGCGATGCCGACCAGCGCACCATCGATCCGCTCGACGGGTTCTTCAAGCATTGCAGCTATGCTGGGACCAAGACCGTCTATCAGGGCGGCAAGCCCTCGTCCGCCGACTGAAAATGCGCGATTTCGAGGCCCTTGACCGCTATCTCGCGGAACGCCGGACCATGCCGTTCGCCTATGGCTCGAAGGCCAATGATTGCGTGAGTTTCTATGCCGGCGCGGTGCGCGCCATGGCCGGGGTTGACCTGATGCGGGGGCGCAGATGGTCGAGCGAACTGGGGGCGGCCCGCGTTATCGCCCGGCTGGGCGGATTTGAAGCGGCGATCAGCGCTCACATGACGCCGATCGCGCCTGCGCTTGCGCGACGCGGCGATGCTGCCGGGGTGTTCTGCCCGGATCACGGCATGATGCTGATGCTGGTCGAAGGTGAAACGCTCGCAGGCCCGGGAGATCGCGGCACTCTGCGTCGTCCCCGCTCGGCGATGATTACCGCCTGGACCTTCAAGGATTAGAGCCGGTCATGGGCAAAACGATCACCGCGATCACGGGCGTCGTCATGATCGGCGTCGGCATCGCTACAGGCAATGCCATGCTGATCGCCCAGGGCGTGATGACCGTGGCGACGGTGCTGCTGGCACCCAGCATGAAAGCGCGCACGGCCAGCAAGAACACGCTAACGATCGGCGAAACGGCGCGCGAGGGGATTTTTGGGGAAGGCTCGACCGGCGGCAGCTTGGTCGACATCTTCAACTATGGCGGCAAATATGGAACCGACTGGACGGTCGCGATCTTCGCCTTGGCTGATCATCGCTGCGAGGCCCTGACCGGCTTCTATGTGCAGGACAAGTGGGTGCCTTTCACCGGCGATGGCCTGGTCGCCGGCTACAAGAACCAGCTTCGGGTCGACTGGCGGCCGGGCGCATGGGACGATGAGGTGCCGGCCTGGGTATTGGCGAACTGTCCTGTGGTGGGCGGCGTCCCGACATGGACCGCGAACGATCGCGGACGCGGCGTCGCCAAGGTCTATGTCGCGTGGAAGGCTGACAAGTCCGACGCGAAGAACCCGGTCTGGACCAGCGGATCGCCATGGTCCTCGTTCCTGTGGGTGGTCAAAGGGCTGCGCTGCTATCAGGCGCGCAAGGATAGCAGCGTCGGCGGATCGGGCGAACACCGCTGGGATGATCCGTCGACCCGCGAGTGGACCGATAATCCGATCGACTGCCGGTACACCTGGGCGCGCGGCATCTATGCCGGCGATCATGTCGATGATCCGGCGATGCTGTTGCTGGGTCGCGGCCTGTCCGCCATCGAGCAGCCGCCGGAGAATGTCTTCGCGCCTGCCAACCTGTGCGATGAGCCCGTCGCGCTAAAAGGCGGCGGCACCGAGCCGCGATATCGGATCGGCGGCGTGTTCGGCGGCGACGACAAGTATATCGACACCGACGATGACATCGCATCGGCCTGCGGCGGATACACGGTCGAGCGCGAGGGTTCGATCGAGATCGTGCCCGGAGCCGCGCAGCCGGTGCTATGGGACATCACCGACGATGATCTCGTTGTTGGATCGAGCGTCAACAGCAGCGATTTCCGAACCCAGACCGATGCAGAATGGGTCAA
This window encodes:
- a CDS encoding phage tail protein — translated: MGKTITAITGVVMIGVGIATGNAMLIAQGVMTVATVLLAPSMKARTASKNTLTIGETAREGIFGEGSTGGSLVDIFNYGGKYGTDWTVAIFALADHRCEALTGFYVQDKWVPFTGDGLVAGYKNQLRVDWRPGAWDDEVPAWVLANCPVVGGVPTWTANDRGRGVAKVYVAWKADKSDAKNPVWTSGSPWSSFLWVVKGLRCYQARKDSSVGGSGEHRWDDPSTREWTDNPIDCRYTWARGIYAGDHVDDPAMLLLGRGLSAIEQPPENVFAPANLCDEPVALKGGGTEPRYRIGGVFGGDDKYIDTDDDIASACGGYTVEREGSIEIVPGAAQPVLWDITDDDLVVGSSVNSSDFRTQTDAEWVNTVAVKYIEPDQQWKDHSAPVRRDTADILADGEPKVAQPALTLCTSGTQAQRVGEMKRRMGRLWRTRSLTLPPRLVGVEHGDWIRWTSKRYGVRPVPDEPVAIVYRVESDSQDKGWQNQLTLREIRTDVYGWTADDELDDGSVAIDNPTPDFSGAPGVGDWTLTAELVSGDGLAAPALRITGAADSDTVTSILFDYAAGSASPDADDDAAWTSAGTLTGSATDMLIPGVMAGTIYWAAVSYQIGAERTDRLVLGPVTTPAAETGGGRLLLEDGGRFLLEDGSQLLLG
- a CDS encoding phage tail tape measure protein, coding for MSDDLKIGGMHGELGLDVRGWFDGFEDAREVLADFAKEVMSQFKELEGNIRNAAIGMTATISASFAGMTVVTKRGAGAFEKSMNNVHAALRGISGDQLEALSQAARKLGPEVGRGAKEAADGIETLALAGMSARDILGGGLEQTLRLAAANAAELGSSAALVTDVMAQFNKSTSDLEAVVNQVTGSLDASKLGFNDFKDAIAQGGGVAGAAGVSFEDFNTALAGTAALFGSGSDAGTSFKTFITTLTPKSKEAAAMMEKLGLDFYDATGKMKGLAEISDMLREKLGNLSDRSRTNVLNEIFGADAMRTAIGLMRLGGDAFDDLQRSIGETDAGEKLAIQLKGVEESSNRLSDAFNELKIAMGETGILAVFTSVQNALTGITRWFAELPLAVRQVIVAIWGLTAAVGPMILALMGIGKILAPVILLRGGFGLFGAVLAGLINPIGTMVALLGRLAIALSGVSVALRTVGLAMTVWAGWIGLVVTALTLLVLWSTRTVTANSAARQAADRASAAYEKQQAATLQLVSATGAARKALIDKMKADRAAELQAMATAKADVMAARAALERAKSNLSKSKSEVKMSARGDLISPKVAPGIKAVDQAEADLLSRAKTLETIAKTVEGYSRSINTPEFGTVDLDLGEDDKKKAKGAKGPSAQDLANRREQMALEQQMAVARARDDKDEMRRLQDKLDIFQRQRDYEDAGLSASAAKLAAEKDIAEIKAAEAEYDAREVARAENALDQQLAEIRGDEQMVRLAADKAYLEERTTFWQGKGLTLLEAQKRAADDLVQVDIARADAAAKLAQSQALEREVELSRLRNDSADRQRAAARAAELNRRAEQYYRDGEGKVGEDEARDRAAREMDEEETARQQGQWRDVFRGGFRAAMDGDLKSFAKNWWKDQVSRGMEEALNNLADTLFNLFRQAMGQGGAAGGSGGGILGSILGGFTTIFGGSASTGSSDIVLNSNAVSSAFAGLPGFATGGSFEIGGKPGIDTNLVQFWGTAGETVNVRRGNDDSGDRSRGDTHIYMQGVMTNDQFWDTIKQGNDQAAQTGAAKGAASVVEGNQRSYGRMLQAER